The following coding sequences are from one Prochlorococcus marinus XMU1412 window:
- a CDS encoding BMC domain-containing protein codes for MATETMGIALGMIETRGLVPAIEAADAMTKAAEVRLIGREFVGGGYVTVLVRGETGAVNAAVRAGADACERVGDGLVAAHIIARPHREVEPALGNGEFLGQKD; via the coding sequence ATGGCTACAGAAACAATGGGTATCGCTCTCGGCATGATCGAGACACGCGGACTTGTACCTGCAATCGAAGCAGCTGATGCAATGACAAAGGCTGCAGAAGTTCGCCTTATTGGTCGTGAATTCGTAGGTGGCGGTTATGTCACAGTATTGGTTAGAGGCGAAACAGGCGCAGTTAACGCAGCTGTAAGAGCTGGTGCTGATGCTTGTGAAAGAGTTGGTGACGGTTTAGTTGCAGCTCACATTATTGCTCGTCCTCATAGAGAAGTTGAACCTGCTCTTGGTAACGGTGAATTTCTTGGTCAAAAGGACTAA
- the rdgB gene encoding RdgB/HAM1 family non-canonical purine NTP pyrophosphatase produces MNHPILTIASGNKNKVSEISEMLDVLSLRVQKQPEYLNIEETGNTYFENALLKAKAAALETKTWALADDSGLEVDILDGRPGIYSARYAKNNAEKIKKLINELSDSPYRSARFISCMVLCDPSGNLVKDTTGICWGEILKTPKYPNGEFDSIFWVKEANSVYGELSQSQLSKLGSRGKAAKIMSPYLKKEIGLN; encoded by the coding sequence TTGAACCATCCAATTTTAACTATTGCGAGTGGCAACAAAAATAAAGTTTCTGAAATTTCGGAAATGCTCGATGTTTTGTCTTTAAGAGTTCAGAAGCAACCAGAATATTTAAATATTGAAGAGACTGGAAACACATATTTTGAGAATGCACTTTTAAAGGCAAAAGCAGCCGCTTTAGAGACAAAAACTTGGGCATTAGCTGACGATTCAGGGCTTGAAGTGGATATCTTAGATGGTCGACCAGGCATATATTCTGCTCGATATGCCAAAAACAACGCTGAAAAAATTAAAAAATTAATTAATGAACTTTCTGATAGTCCTTACAGGAGCGCAAGATTTATAAGTTGTATGGTTTTATGTGATCCCTCAGGAAACTTAGTGAAGGATACAACTGGTATATGCTGGGGAGAAATTCTTAAGACTCCAAAATATCCAAATGGGGAGTTCGATTCTATTTTTTGGGTAAAAGAAGCTAACTCTGTTTATGGAGAGCTCTCACAATCACAACTAAGTAAGTTAGGAAGCAGGGGTAAAGCTGCCAAAATCATGTCACCTTATCTAAAAAAAGAAATTGGTTTAAATTAA